Within Deltaproteobacteria bacterium HGW-Deltaproteobacteria-18, the genomic segment GGCCCGCTGTCGTCATGGCCTTGAGACCCGCCGGAACTCCTTCGCTGGCCTCGTAGAGTTGAGTCGTTGCGTGCAGGGCGGATACTTCAGGCAGCGCACGGGCAACGACTCAACAAACGATGCCTGGCTCAGTCAGACAGCCGACGCGCCTCAAGACCATGCCGACAGCGGGCCTTGAGATCTGCCGAAATGCTCTCAGAATTCTTATTGGCTTGAGTCTCTATGGATAAAGTGCAATAGGCAAGTCGCGGGGAATTAAAGCGTAAAACCTAACACTTAAAACCTAAAACAAAAAAAGTGCTTGCACTTTGAGCCTTCATTTATTAGCAAGATGAGAATTATTCCTGATAACAAAAACATCAAAGGAGAATACCGATGAGCAAGACAACTGATAATTTGAAAGAGGCTTTTGCCGGAGAGTCCCAGGCCAACCGCAAGTATCTGGCTTTCGCCAAGAAGGCTGAAGAAGAGGGACTGCCCCAGGTTGCCAGATTGTTTCGGGCTGCGGCTCACGCCGAGACCATCCATGCCCATGCGCACCTGCGTCTCATGAAGGGCATCGGTTCCACGGCCGAGAATCTCAAAGAGGCCGTGGCTGGTGAAACGCATGAATTCAAGTCCATGTATCCGGGCATGATCGCCGACGCCCAGGCCGAAGGTGAAAAGGCTGCCGAAAAATATTTCGTTTTCGCCAACCAGGCCGAGGAATGCCATGCGAACCTCTACTCCAAGGCCGCGGATCAGATGGGCGAGCTGGCGGCAGTGGATTACTATGTCTGCAGCATCTGCGGTCATATCCACGAAGGCGAGCCCACCGAAAAGTGTCCGATCTGCGGAGCAATGCCCAAGGCATACGGCGTTGTAGCCTAGGGGATTTGAGCCCTGCCGATACTGATGGAAAAAGCCGCGCTCCCTTTTTAGGAAGTGCGGCTTTTCAAATGAAAAAGGCCATGCATCGCTGCACGGCCTTTTTTGCGTATTTTTTCCGGCGCTATCTTCTGGGAGCCGGGGCGCTCGGACGGGCCTTGGCCTTGGTGAAGGCCAGTTCCGTGCCTTTGCCCTTGTTGAACATGGCCAGGACCCTCTCGGCATCATGGAAAGGCAAGGAAACAAAGGCGAAGGTTTCCATGATCTGGATGTCCCAGATTTTCTTGGGCGGAATGTTGCACTTGTCGCCAAGGAAGGTCAGCAGGCGCTTGGGCGTCATGCCATCCTTGCGGCCTTGGGTTACGAAAAGTCGGGACTTGCCCGTCTTGTCGACCACAAAGGCGTCTCCGATTTCCTTGTAGTTGGAGGCGTCCAGCTCTTCCTGAAACATGTACTGGAGCAGGGCGGCCAGGGTTTCGCGGGGCTTGCTCTGGTCGAGGAGTTCCTGCGCCATGCCCATGAACTCGAGCTCCGGCTCCGTGGTCATGATCTCCTGCAGCTCCGCCCGGATGCGTCCCTTCTTCATGTCGATGACATCGGAGACCTTGGGCAGCCGCGCCTTGCGAATGTCCGTGCGGGCGTGCTTGCTGATGAACTGCAGGCGGCGATACTCGGATGGCGTGATGAACGTGATTGCGATGCCCTGCTTGCCGGCCCGGCCGGTGCGGCCGACACGGTGCACGTAGGCTTCCGGATCGTGGGGCAGATCGAAGTTGATGACGTGGGTCAGGTCGTGCACGTCGATGCCGCGCGCGGCCACGTCGGTGGCGACCAGGATCGTGACCAGCTTCTTCTTGAACTTGATCAGGATTTTTTCGCGCAGGCTCTGGGACATGTCGCCATGCAGGGTGTCGGCGTCGTAGCCGCGCTCCATGAGACGCTGGGACACGGCGTCGGCGTCGACCTTGGTGCGGGTGAAGACCAGTCCGTAGAAGTCCGACTCCATGTCGATGATCCGGCACAGGGCCTCGAATTTGTCGCTCATGGCGACTTCGAAGTAGATCTGGTCTGTCTGGGGGGCGGTCAACTGGTTGGATTCGGCCCTGATGACCTGATAGTCGCCCATGTATTTCTTGGCGATGCGCAGGATTTCAGGCGGCATGGTCGCGGAAAAGAGCATGGTGCGCTTTTCGGTGGCCGTCTGCTCCATGATCTCCAGCACGTCGTCCAGAAAACCCATGTTCAGCATCTCGTCGGCCTCGTCGAGGATCAGAAAGCGGATGCCCGAGAGATTGAGGCTGCCCCGGCGCAGATGGTCGAGCACGCGGCCCGGTGTGCCGACAACCACGGATACGCCCTTCTTGAGGCTGCGGAGCTGAATTTCCATGGACTGGCCGCCGTAGATGGGGGCGACGTTGATGGTCCGGCCGCCGCGCAGGGAGTTGATCTCCTCAGCCACCTGGATGGCCAGTTCGCGGGTGGGGGCCAATACGAGTGCCTGCACGGTGCGGACGTCCGGGTCCAGCATTTCGAGCAGCGGCAGACCAAAGGCGGCGGTCTTGCCCGTGCCGGTCTGGGCCTGGGCGACGATGTCGTTTTCGCCGGTCATTACGGCCGGAATGGTCTTGATCTGGATGGGGGTCGGCTCTTCGAACCCCTTGCGGGACAGAGCCTGGAGAGTCAGTTCGGATAAGCCTAGATCAGAAAATGTAGTCATTGTAATACCTTGCGGGCAAGGGCCTCGCGGTCAAAAGAATACCCGGCTCTGGAACCGGGCCCTTACCGTGAGGCCGACTGTCCAAGGCGGGAAACAAGCATTTCGAAAACGTGTGGAACCGGATCGAAGAGCGAACATGCTCAAGAAAGGTCGTGCGGAAAAGGAGGGATCTCCCCAAGAAATGCTCGGGGTATATATATTGTAGTTTCGGGCTTGGCAAGAGATTATTTTGAAATATTGGCAGAAATGAAAAAGAGGGGCGAATTTCGACTCGCCCCCGATTCGGACATCTGGCTCAGCGCTGCATCGCGATTCCGGCCAGGCTCTCCAGTTCTTCGGAGAGGCCCAGCGCCTGGATTATGGATTCCCCGCGGCAGACGAGGCCGTGGTTGTCCATGAACACTGCCTCGAATTCCCGGCTGGCCAGTCCTACGGCCTGTCCCAGTTCAGGCGTGCCGGGGTGATGGGCGGGCACGCGGGTCAGCTTGTCGGCGAAGACCCGGCCTTCGAAGAGTGGCAGATCAAGAAGAGGGATCTCGCCGCGCAAAGACAGGGCCAGCAGCTTCGGCGGGTGGGTGTGCACGATGGCCTGCGCCAGGGGCTGATTGCGATACACTTCGAGGTGCACCGCAAGCTCCGAGGATGCCCGCGCCGATGTCAGCGGCGCGCCAGTGGCCAGGTCGACCACTGCCAGATCCCGGGGGGCGAGATGCCCCTTGGCGCTGCCGGTGGCCGTGATCACGACGCGTTCTCCCTGGCGCATGCTCACGTTGCCGTTGAATCCGGCGAAGAGTCCGCGCAGCCAACCGTCGCGCCCGGCGTCGAGAATGGCCTGGCCCGTTTCGGGGTTTACCAGGGACGAGAATTCGGCCTTGGCCGGGGAAGGCGCGTTGTCGGGCTTTATGTCTATGACGGGAGTCCCGTTGATGACCTCAAGAGGATGTACCTTGAGGCGCAGCCCCTCGCGACCGATGATGCGTACCGCATGCAGGCCGATGGGCGTGGGACGATCGGGGGAGCGGGTCGAGAATATGCCGCGCATGGGCAAATCGCGGTTTCCCTGGGGGTGGCAGCGCAGCACGCTCTGGTCGCCCTTGTGCATCCAGGTCAAAACCAGGATGGCGTCTCCGACCTGAAGATCCGTGGCCGCAGGCTCGAAATCCGGGTTCAGCTCGATCCAGACCGGAGGCATGGAGGCGTCACCGTATTTTGGGCATTGATCGCGACTGACGAGATGGGAACGGACGGTGCCGATGACGCGAGGGAGCATGAGAATATCCTTGCTGCGGTTTTTTGACCTTGGAAGAGCATGCTTACCGCCCGTCATTTTGCCCGTCAAATGCAGGGTGTTTCCGAATTATCCGTTCCATGCCTTCTGCTGCTTCTCGGGCAAAAATTTCAGGGATGTTCCCTAGTGAATTTTGGGGCGATGCTTGTATTGAAATTGCGAAAAGGGTAGCACTTGAGACGTTTTCAACCATAACATCGGAGCGCGCATGAACCGCTTCTCCACCAGTCTCCTGGGTGAAGCCAAGACCCTGCTTCTGGCCACGGACGGCTCCATTTTCAGTGATGGGGCGCTGCAGGAGGCCATTTTTTTCGGCCAGGCCTGCGGTGCCCGACTGATCGTCCTGCACGTGGTCAAGATCGATGTCGAATCTCTCAAGTCCGCCAACTCCAAGGTCACCCGCGCCCAGCAGGAGATCGCCCCGTACATGGAGGACGTCCGCAAGATGGCCAGGGACAGCGGAGTGGAATGCGAGACCGTGGTGGTCGGGTCCTCGGTGCCCGAGCACGCCATCGTCGAACAGGCCAGGATGCGCGAGGCCGATGTCATCCTCATGGGTCGACATGGCCGGGCCGGAAGGTTGTTTCTCATGGTGGGCAGCATGACGTCGAAGGTCATCGGACTCGGGTTTCCCATGGTGCTCATGCTCCCCAAGGATTTCACGATGACCGGGGCCCATGTGCTGGTGGCCGTGGATGATTCGGCAAACAGCCGCCTGGCCGTCGAGGAGGCCCTGAGCCTTGGGCTTTGCTGCGTGACCCTGGAGCGGCTGATCTTCGTGGCTGTCGCGCGGCGGGAGAGCGGTCTGGTTGAGGCCAGGAAAATGGTCGAGGACATTTGCGCCCGAGGCCGGGAAAAATGGCCGCACGTTCAGTTCGAGGCCGTGGCCGGAGTCGGGCATGCCTCGAACATCATCGTGCGGGCCGCCGAGGAGCGCCATGTGGATATGATCATGATCGGCGGCATGGTTTCGGGGCCTCTGCCCAGGATGTTCGGAGGCCGGGTGACCAAGGAGGTTTGCGGTTGGGCGCACTGCGCCGTACTGGTAGTCACCGCCTAGGAGCCCGTCCAAAATCCGTTCTGGACTGCGTTGCTCCCCGATTCTGAAGGGCTCATGTAGGCCGCTACACATCGCCCTTCAGAATCGGCTCGCGCCTTGCCAGAACGAATTTTGAACGGACTCCGGCTTCAATGGAAAATTTAACTGAGCGGCAGGTGCTTTCTTTGTTCCTCGCATCTCACCGTTGTGGAACAGCCTGGGCGTTGTAATTATTGAACAGTCAGCCAAGCGTACCTCCCAGGACGAATTTTGAACGGACTCCGGTTTCAATAGGAAAATTTGACTGAGCGGCAGGTACGGCCTTGGGGTTTTCTTTTTCGAATCTTCTGACAAGGAATGGTCTCATGTCGGTCAGGCTTTTGCGATTCTTTCCCTTTCTCGCGTGGTTCCCGTTCGGCGCGCTGGTGGTGCGGGCCGATCTGATGGCCGGGATCACAGGCGCTCTGGTGCTTGTTCCCAAGGCCATGGCCTACGCCCAGCTGTCGGGCCTGCCCCTGTATTTCGGGCTGTACACGGCCTTCGTGCCGGCCATCGTCGGGGCCCTGTGGGGATCGTCCAGACAGCTGGCCACGGGGCCGGTCGCCATCGTCTCGCTCATGACCGCAGCTGCGGTAGCTCCGCTCGCAGTCTCAAACACGCCTGAATACATCGGTTTCGCCCTTCTTCTGACCCTTCTGGTTGGTCTCGTGCAGCTCTTTTTGGGAGTGGTCAAACTCGGGACCATCGTCAATTTCGTGTCCCACCCGGTCATCCTCGGGTTCATGAACGCGGCCGCCATCATCATCGGGCTGTCACAGCTGGACCTGCTGCTGGGCATCCCCAAGGGCCGCAGCGATTTTTTTCTGGGAGATGTCTGGGAGATGCTCCGGCTGATCCCGCAGACCCATTTGCCGACCCTGGCCATGACCTTCTTTGGACTGGCCCTCATTCTCGTTATCAAGAGGATTCCGGCGCTGTCCAAGGCCAGCGTTCTTGTCGCAGTGGTCATCACCATATTGGTCAGTGCTGCCGTCGGTTACGATCAGCGCGGAACCGCCGTGCTGGACGATCTGGCAACTCCCCGGGCCCGGGAGCTGGTGGTCCAGTACGAAGAGAGTCTGCGGCGGATGGAACATCTGGGCGGCGAGGTGACCGATCTTTCCGCGCGGCAGCGGCAGGCGGAAAAGGAAGGCTCCGTGTGGATGGCCGCAGGGCTGCGGCATCAGACCGAGTTGGCCCGTCTGGACATGCGCTCCCTGGAGCGGCGACACAACGAGCTTCTGCGTGGCGTGCGGCAACTGCGCTTCGTGCGCCCCGAGGGCGAGATGACTGGGCGTCTGTACCTGCTGGGCGAAATCCCGGCGGGCATGCGGACCGATGATCGCGCCTGGCACATCAAAAGCGTCGATCATGGCGTCATGAAGCTGATCGGCGGAGGGGATGTTGTCGGACCGGTCCCGGCGGGACTGCCGGCCCTGACCATCCCGACGCTCAGCCTCGACGCCGTGATGCAGCTGCTGCCTTCGGCCCTGATCATCGCACTGGTCGCCTTCATGGAGTCCATCTCCATGGCCAAGGCCCTGGCCAGCAAGGCGCGGCAGCATGTCGACCCCAACCAGGAACTCATCGGTCAGGGCCTGGCCAACATCGGCGGGTCTTTTTTTCAGGCCTATCCTGCCTGCGGATCCTTCACCGGCTCGGCCATCAACATGCAGTCTGGGGCCAAAACGGGACTGGCCATGGTCTTCAACGGCATTTTCGTGGCCGTGACCCTCATGTTCTTCACGCCCCTGCTTTACCATCTGCCCAAGGCCGTGCTGGCCGTGATCATCGTCATGGCGGTCACCAGCCTGATCACGCCCCATGCCTTCATGCACACCTGGAGGGCAAACCGCGGAGACGGAGTTGTCGCCCTGGTGACCTTTGCCGTGACGCTGCTCGCCGCACCGCATCTGGACAAGGGCATCATGGCCGGCGCGGCCCTGTCCATCGGCCTCTATCTCTATCGCACCATGGCTCCGCGCGTGGCGGTGCTCGGGCGCTATACCGACGGAACCCTGCGGGACGTGAGCGTGCACCATGCCCTGGCCACCTCGACCCTGGTCACCGTGATGCGTTTCGACGGCTCCTTGTATTTTGCCAATGTGACGTATTTCGAGGACATGGTGCTGAAGGCCGTGGCCGATCACAAGGAATCGAAATTTCTGCTTGTGGTCGGGGACGCCATCAATTCCATGGATTCATCGGGGGAGGAGATGCTGCAGAATCTTGTGGGGCAACTGCGCGAGACCGGAGTGCAGATCGTCTTTTCGGGGCTCAAGAAGCAGGTTCTCGACGTGATGCGGGCCACCGGGCTTTATGATCGCATCGGGGACGAAAACGTCTTCGCCACGGAATGTCAGGCCCTGAAGGCCATCTTTGCCCGGCTTGGTCAGGAAGTGGAGGACGACGCGCTTTTCGCCTATGTCAAGGTCATGGTCTGCTGACGGGCATCCGAAAGTTCCGGCCACGAGATCAAAGCGGGGCGCATCCGACGGATGCGCCCCACTTTTTTATTCCAGCTCAACAAAATCCTCGATGATCAGCTTGAGCCCGAATCCGGGGAAGTTGATCTTGTATTTGTTGGGCTCCACGCGCTGGACGACCTTGCCGCGGCCGAAGATCTTGTGCCGGCAGTAGGTGCCCTGCACCGGGGTTTGGGTGCTGGATGCGGATCTTGGCGCTGGGGCCGCGAAATCGTCGCCCAGCCCCGGGCGGGAGATCTGGGGCGATGCGCTCTCGGGTGTGCGGCGGGGCGTGGGCAGAGTCTGCAGGCCGACGCCGCCCGTGAACTGCTCGCGGTAGCGGGACAGCAGGTGGGCCGGGATGTCCTGCAGGAAGGGGCTGACCCTGGCCGGGGTGGTGGCCGAAAGCTCACGGCTGTAGAGGGTCTCGGGGGAGAAGAGGGTCAGACTGTCGCGGGCGCGTGTGCAGGCCACGTACAGAAGGCGCCGCTCCTCCTCGAAGTCGTCGTTGTCGTTCATGGCGTGGCGCGAGGGGAAGCGGTCCTCCACCAGATCGATGACCAGCACGGCATCCCACTCCAGGCCCTTGGACGAATGGACCGTGGACAGAGTCACGGCCTGGCCCCGGTCCTCTTCCGCGTCGGGGCTGTCCAGGCTCAGGTCGCCCAAAAACGCCGGGATATCGTCATAGCTCAGGGAAATCTGGGTCAGCTCCTCGAGCCCTGCCTCGCGGCGCGGGTAGTCGTCGGGAAATTTTTCGCGCAGGACCGGCAGATAGTATTCGAGCACGAAGGTGATGGCCGTGGAAGGGCGCATGACCTGGGTGCGCAGGGTGTCGAGCACGCGCAGGAGGTCGTCGAGGGCCGGACGCTTGGTGCGCTGTGCCTTGATAAAGGCCTGGTCGTTGATCATGGCCGCGTGATGGATTTTCTGCGCGCTCTTGGGGCCAATGCCCGGCACATTGCCCAGTATCCGCTGCCAGGCCGGGAGGTCCGAGGTGTTCTGGCTGAGCCTCAGACAGGCCAGGACATCCTTGATGTGCGCGGCGTCCGAGAATTTTATTCCGCCGAATTTGCGAAAGCCGAGCCCGATCTTGTTCAGCTCCACTTCCACATGGTACGATTGATACCCCGCCCGGAAAAGAACGGCGATCTGGTCGAGGGGGTAGATGCGCGAAAGCTCCACCACCTTGGCCGTGACCAGGCGGGCCTGGCTGCGGTCCGAGAAGGGCAGTATGTGTTCGGGCAGGCGGGTGTCGGTGCGCTCGGAGAAGAGGCGCTTGGCGAACTTGTCGCGGAAGCCGTCCAGGATGGCGTTGGTCAGTTCCAGGATGGGCTGGGTGGAGCGGTAGTTCTGCTCCAGCTTGATGACGCGGGTATCCTGAAATATCTTGGGAAAATCGAGAATGTTGCGCACGTTTGCGCCGCGAAAGGCATAGATGGACTGCGCGTCGTCGCCCACGGCCATGACGTTGGGGCTGGTGTCGCCGGGCTTGGTCAGAAGTCGCACCAGCCGCGCCTGTACGAGGTTGGTGTCCTGGTACTCGTCGACCATGATGTGGGAGATGGACGAGGTCACCGCTTCACGGATGTGCGGGTGCTCGGTCAGCAGGCGCTCCAGCAGGAAGAGCAGGTCGTCGTAGTCGAGGAGCCCGCATTCGCGCTTGATGCGCTCGTACTCTTCGAGGAGACGGGTCAGGTCGTCCTCGTAGGCCCCGAGATGATAGGCCTCCTGGCGCAGCACCTGTTCGAGGGTCAGTTCCTTGTTGCGGCTCTTGCTGTAGAGCCCCAGCACCGTGGCCCGCTTGGGAAATTTGCGGTCGCCCTTGCCGATCTTCAGACGGTCTTTGGCCTGGCTCAGTATCTCCTCGCCGTCGGAGCGGTCCATGACCGTGGCTCCGCGTTCGAATCCCAGCAACCCCGCATGCTGCTTGAGCAGGGAATAGGCGAAACCGTGGAAGGTTCCGCCGCGCACGTGCCCCAGACCCTGGTTCCCCAGCAGGCCTTCGGCGCGGTGCAGCATCTCCGAGGAAGCCTTGCGGGTGAAGGTCAGGAGCAGGATCTCGGCCGGGGACACGCCGGATTCGACCAGCCGGGCCAGGCGGTAGACGATGGTGCGGGTCTTGCCCGAGCCGGCTCCGGCGATGACCAGAATCGGTCCGTCCAGGGTGGTCGCGGCTTCGTATTGGGCTGGATTCAGATCGTTTTGATAGTCGATGCGCATGATGTCTTTAAGGCCCCAAAGGTGGCGGCGGGGATGTCGAAGTGGTCCAGAATTGCCTGGCCGACCTCTGTCGGTGTGCGGGCGGATGCGCCCATGGAATCGTAAAAAAACACGTCGTCGGCCGTATGCATGCCCTGGCGGCCGAAATGGCCGAACATGCCGGTGCGGCCGAACTTGCCCTTCAGGTCGAACCCGGGCTCCGGGACCAGCACCAGGTCCGGGGCGAGATGGGCCATTGAGCCATGATAGAGGTCCCGGCCCAGGTGCGCGTGGCGGATGATCTTGCGGCCGTCGTGGGTCAGGCCGGACAGGGCGCGGATCAGGTTCCGGCCGAGTTGGTCCGCCTCGGCGCAGGAGAGGCTGCCGCGGGCAAAACGCTCCTTGGTGTGCAGGTAGATGCGCCCCGGGTCAAGGGCAAAGGCCCGCGTGGAATGGGCCATGGCCTGCGTGTCCCACTCGCTGGCGGGCTGGCGGGAGAGGTGCAGAAGCCCCTGGTCGCGCAACCACACATTGAGGTCCACCTCCTGCGTGAGGGTCGTGAAGCCGTGATCGGCCATGATCAGCAGGCGCTTGGGATCCGGCAGGTCATGATAGCGTTCGAGGAATTTTCCGATGAGGCGGTCCCAGGCGGCCATGAAGCGCAGGGCTTCGGAGCTCCAGGGGTGATAGGGCTCGACCAGGGCGGGAAAGAGAAAATGGCCGAGGCGATCGGTCTCCGTCAGCACGAAGAAGAAGAGATCCCAGGCCAGATCCGGCCACAGGAGGTCAAGGGCCTTTTCGCGGCAGGCCAGGGAGCGATGCAGGTCCTTGAGCAGAAAGCCCGGGTCCGTGGCCCCGCGCACGGTGTCGGCCTCGATGGTGTATTCGTGGTCGGCCAGGATGCCCGCCAGGGCTTGGGGATGCACGGAAGTTTGCAGGTCCTGCGCGGGGAACCCTGCCACGAGCATGGCCCGCATGGGGCGCACCGGAGCCAGGTTGGGCATGTTAACGGCCTTGGCGAAGAGGCCTTTGTCCGCCAGTCGCTCGAAGATCGTGGCCCCGTGCACATGGGTGAAGTCCGTAAACTGAAGTTCATAGCTTTGAGGGTCCATGTGCGTGAACCCGAAAACCCCGTGTTCGCCGGGGCTTGAGGCGGTGAAGAGGCTGGTCCAGTTCACGGGCGAGAGTTCGGGCAGCTCGGCCCGGATGGCCCGGCACCCGGAAGATCCCGCGATGGTGGCGAGGCTCGGAAGCAGGCCTTGGGCGCAGAGATTTTGGGCCAGCGACCACGGCAGGCCGTCAAGGCCGAGAAAAACCAGTCGGGGAGCGTGCATGGGGGGCGGTGTAGCAGGGAGCGTGCCGGTTGGCCAGCAGGCCGTGGCAGGTGGAGACTGGCCTGAGGATAACCTTGCCAGCGTCTTGAAAAGTCATGTACAGAACATGACAAATCCAGACATATATTGGACGCTTCGACCTGTGGAAATAAAGCATCGCCTTGGACAAAGTCCATGCTTGCTGCAAAAGGCCGTCGCTTATGATTTATGCGTTGCAATGAAAGGTCCCAGCACCGGGCAAGGGTCGGAGGAGAAAGATGAAAATCAAATCGTGCGAATGGCTTGTTTTCGTGTCTTTCTTTTTTTTCTTGGCTACAGCCCGGCCTGCCCAAGCATTGGAGTTCTTGGGAGAGGAGTTTCCGTCCGACGAGGTTGATGCCGTGGTCGTGGAGGTCGGTGCTGCCCATGTGGTGGGAATTGAAGTTTCCAGGACGGATTTTCTGCATCCCGGAGATCGGGTCGAGATTATGTATCAGGCCGATCTTATGCCCATGATCCTTGGAGTCTACGAAGTCGTAACCGTGCAGGGGAAAAGAATCACCGCCCGGCCGCTGACCCTGACTTCCGAACCGATGCGGGGCATGCAAGTGCGTGTGGCGCGGAAGGGGGACGGACAAGATCGTCCCTCGGATGCGGCTTCCGTAAAGACGCACGAGGATCATGTTTATGGTCATGGTGACGAAGCTAGCCAGGCCGGGTTGATTTTCAACGACACTCCCGCGCCGGAGATTCTGACCGGAATCGTGGACGAAGTGCGGGGCCAGGAAATTGTCGTCGCTCTGCCGCAGGGGGAGGGCGTTCACGCCCGCCCCGGCCAGACGGTGGAGGCATTTCTGGTGCTGAGTTCGGGCAAGGAACTTGGGGCTGGAAAATGGAAAGTGTCGGCGGTGGAGGGAGACCGCACGATCTGCGCACCGGATGGGCCGGTGCGTCCGCGCAAGGGGCTCAAGGCCGTCATCAGGACCGTCGGACCGGCATCGTCCCTGCCTCCGGATCTCGAAGGCGCGGCGAGATTTCTTGAGACATTCGATCGCTCCGGGTCGCTCTTTGACCCGGACATGAAGGTTGCCCCATGACGCGGTGCAGCGAGGCCGGAGACATGCCATTTGGAAGCACAGGGGACAGGTGTTTTTGTCGAAAGCAGAGGTTGGTAGCGATCCTGTTTTTTTATTTCCTGTTTTTTGCGGCGGGATCCGTTACCGTTTTTTGTGCCCAAAAGTCGGAGCAGGAAGACGGCTTATGGTGGGAGACGCTGCGTTTTACCGCGCGAGGCAGCGATCAGGCGACCTCTCCGGCTCCGGACCTGCTTCCGTACAAATGGGTCAAGGAACGGGCCGGCGAGCTGCTGAGCGGTATTTCAAAGTTTTCGCGGCTGGGCGCTATTGACGCTGCTCCTTCGCTCGGTACGTCCGGGTGGACGTATCGTCAGGTCGACAACTCCTTGATCAACGTCTGGCGCGATAGAAATGTCCAAGGCGTGCGTGATTATGTCCGCAGAAATTATCCTCGAACACCGACTGAGCTTGGAGCCCTGGAGAATCGGGGTGGGCCCCCGGGCGGAAGGGATGTCGCTGTCGTGCAGGGGCAGCTGAAGCCGATCAGGGCTCCCCGGCTGACTTTTGCTCAGGTTGCGGAGCCGGTGCTTAAAAAACAGCTCGACCCGAACGACCATGTTGGCAAACTCAAGCTCTTGAATACGTTGCAGGCATTGCAACATTTGATCAACTGTCAGGCGCAAGGTCAGGCTGTGACCCAATGCGCCAAGGATTACGGCCTGAGTTTCGCCATGTCCAAGGCCGTGATGGAATTGCTGGCGACCATGGGACAACAGCTCGGATGGCATTTTCTGAAGGATGCGGCTCTGGGGGAATTGATCGTGGGCAGTACGGCCACGATCGGATATCTGGCCTATGCCGACTACGTGGCAATCCAGGAAATACACGCTCTTTTGCAAGAGCTTTCGAAATCACATGAGGACGCTCTGAGCAACCAACGCATGGCAGAGCACAATGCCGTCGCCGGAAGGGAAAATTGGGACGGCTCCATGAGAGGGCTGCAGATACGGCTTGATCTCTTCAGGCAGCAGTTTGACAAGCAACTCTTGGTGGCCGGAGAAGACCTGTTCCAGGCCTGGGGGGACGCCGACGAGTCCTATCTGAAGGCGCGAAGCAGCAGGGAAGCGCTGGGCAAGGCCCTGGATTCCTTTCTGGCCCCCGCCTGGGTCCAGCAAAGGCTGGCCGAATTCTGCAGGAATGCAGGGGAGGCGGGGGCCCGGAATGGTGAAGCAGCTTTGCGGGATGAATTGAGGCAAGCACTGATGCGCGCCAGCCAATGCGGTTCATTGCGGGAGGCTGGCGACCTTTGGAGCGTGTATGTCCAGCTGGATACGAAATTGCGTTTGCTCCCGTCGTATGGGCCGTGGCTCGCCCTGCTTGATGATGCACGACAGGCCAGGGAGCTTCAAACACTGTATGGCTCTTTTGATGACACGTATCAGGATGCTGTCATGAGCGCCTGGGCGGCAAGGATGGCCTACGAGGATTATCGGAAGACCTTGCAGGTATTCATGGCCCGTTGGCGACGATTCGAGCTTTTTTTGCGAGAAAGGGCGCAGGACGGGCTTCCTCAGGATGCCCGGGACAAAGCCTTGGAGATGATTTCTTCCGTTGGGCAGTACATTGCCGCCTTCCAGCCTCGGCGGATGCCGGGCAATCATCCGGGTGATTACGAAGACCGCCTCGGAGCCATTGAA encodes:
- a CDS encoding phosphodiesterase; this translates as MHAPRLVFLGLDGLPWSLAQNLCAQGLLPSLATIAGSSGCRAIRAELPELSPVNWTSLFTASSPGEHGVFGFTHMDPQSYELQFTDFTHVHGATIFERLADKGLFAKAVNMPNLAPVRPMRAMLVAGFPAQDLQTSVHPQALAGILADHEYTIEADTVRGATDPGFLLKDLHRSLACREKALDLLWPDLAWDLFFFVLTETDRLGHFLFPALVEPYHPWSSEALRFMAAWDRLIGKFLERYHDLPDPKRLLIMADHGFTTLTQEVDLNVWLRDQGLLHLSRQPASEWDTQAMAHSTRAFALDPGRIYLHTKERFARGSLSCAEADQLGRNLIRALSGLTHDGRKIIRHAHLGRDLYHGSMAHLAPDLVLVPEPGFDLKGKFGRTGMFGHFGRQGMHTADDVFFYDSMGASARTPTEVGQAILDHFDIPAATFGALKTSCASTIKTI
- a CDS encoding DNA helicase UvrD; translation: MRIDYQNDLNPAQYEAATTLDGPILVIAGAGSGKTRTIVYRLARLVESGVSPAEILLLTFTRKASSEMLHRAEGLLGNQGLGHVRGGTFHGFAYSLLKQHAGLLGFERGATVMDRSDGEEILSQAKDRLKIGKGDRKFPKRATVLGLYSKSRNKELTLEQVLRQEAYHLGAYEDDLTRLLEEYERIKRECGLLDYDDLLFLLERLLTEHPHIREAVTSSISHIMVDEYQDTNLVQARLVRLLTKPGDTSPNVMAVGDDAQSIYAFRGANVRNILDFPKIFQDTRVIKLEQNYRSTQPILELTNAILDGFRDKFAKRLFSERTDTRLPEHILPFSDRSQARLVTAKVVELSRIYPLDQIAVLFRAGYQSYHVEVELNKIGLGFRKFGGIKFSDAAHIKDVLACLRLSQNTSDLPAWQRILGNVPGIGPKSAQKIHHAAMINDQAFIKAQRTKRPALDDLLRVLDTLRTQVMRPSTAITFVLEYYLPVLREKFPDDYPRREAGLEELTQISLSYDDIPAFLGDLSLDSPDAEEDRGQAVTLSTVHSSKGLEWDAVLVIDLVEDRFPSRHAMNDNDDFEEERRLLYVACTRARDSLTLFSPETLYSRELSATTPARVSPFLQDIPAHLLSRYREQFTGGVGLQTLPTPRRTPESASPQISRPGLGDDFAAPAPRSASSTQTPVQGTYCRHKIFGRGKVVQRVEPNKYKINFPGFGLKLIIEDFVELE